A genome region from Nocardiopsis exhalans includes the following:
- a CDS encoding peptide chain release factor 3, whose translation MSVDTAGATKQESEVAHEAERRRTFAVISHPDAGKSTLTEALALHAAAISSAGAVHGKGDRKGVTSDWMDMEQDRGISITSAALRIDYDDRVLNLLDTPGHADFSEDTYRVLSAVDCAIMLLDSAKGLEPQTLKLFDVCRARKMPVITFVNKWDRPGREPLELLDEIEQRIGLRPTPLNWPVGIAGDFRGLIDRTSGTYTKMTRTPGGAQKAIEEVLDADRAAEVELDAWEQAQEEIELLEALGADFDHESFMAGESSPVLFGAALSNFGVGQLLDTIVGRAPAPSAKADDKDKPREVEKPFSGQVFKMQANMDKNHRDRMAFVRVSSGRFDRGMVLTHAPTGRPFATKYTQAVFGSDRSTIDTAYPGDVIALVNAHSLAVGDTLYDGPKVSFPPIPSFAPEHFVVARAVDAGKYKQFQRGIAQLDAEGVVQVLTSDVRGEQAPVLAAVGPLQFDVVKHRMEQEFRSPIEASPLEYSVARRTDAESAPTLHALSGAEVLRRRSDGELLVLVHNKWRLRVIERDNPSLFMEALLAGGVDEGE comes from the coding sequence ATGAGCGTGGACACGGCGGGAGCGACCAAGCAGGAGTCAGAGGTCGCCCACGAGGCGGAGCGGCGGCGGACCTTCGCGGTCATCTCCCACCCCGACGCCGGTAAGTCGACGCTGACCGAGGCCTTGGCGCTGCACGCCGCCGCGATCTCCTCCGCCGGTGCGGTGCACGGCAAGGGCGACCGCAAGGGCGTGACCTCGGACTGGATGGACATGGAGCAGGACCGGGGCATCTCCATCACCTCGGCCGCCCTGCGGATCGACTACGACGACCGCGTCCTCAACCTGCTGGACACCCCCGGCCACGCCGACTTCTCCGAGGACACCTACCGGGTGCTCTCGGCGGTGGACTGCGCGATCATGCTGCTGGACTCGGCCAAGGGCCTGGAGCCGCAGACCCTCAAGCTCTTCGACGTGTGCCGGGCCCGCAAGATGCCGGTCATCACCTTCGTCAACAAGTGGGACCGGCCCGGCCGCGAGCCGCTGGAGCTGCTCGACGAGATCGAGCAGCGCATCGGCCTGCGCCCCACCCCGCTCAACTGGCCGGTCGGCATCGCGGGCGACTTCCGCGGCCTCATCGACCGCACGAGCGGCACCTACACCAAGATGACCCGCACCCCCGGCGGCGCCCAGAAGGCGATCGAGGAGGTCCTGGACGCCGACCGGGCCGCCGAGGTCGAGCTGGACGCGTGGGAGCAGGCGCAGGAGGAGATCGAGCTGTTGGAGGCGCTGGGCGCCGACTTCGACCACGAGTCCTTCATGGCGGGCGAGTCCTCCCCGGTGCTGTTCGGCGCCGCGCTGTCCAACTTCGGTGTGGGCCAGCTGTTGGACACGATCGTGGGCCGCGCCCCCGCGCCGTCGGCCAAGGCCGACGACAAGGACAAGCCGCGCGAGGTGGAGAAGCCGTTCTCCGGCCAGGTCTTCAAGATGCAGGCCAACATGGACAAGAACCACCGGGACCGGATGGCGTTCGTGCGGGTCAGCTCGGGCCGCTTCGACCGGGGCATGGTGCTCACCCACGCGCCCACCGGCCGCCCCTTCGCCACCAAGTACACCCAGGCGGTGTTCGGCTCGGACCGCTCCACCATCGACACCGCCTACCCGGGCGATGTGATCGCACTGGTCAACGCCCATTCGCTGGCCGTGGGCGACACACTCTACGACGGCCCCAAGGTCTCCTTCCCGCCGATCCCCAGCTTCGCCCCCGAGCACTTCGTGGTGGCTCGCGCGGTGGACGCGGGCAAGTACAAGCAGTTCCAGCGCGGCATCGCCCAGCTCGACGCCGAGGGCGTGGTGCAGGTGCTCACCTCCGACGTGCGCGGCGAACAGGCCCCGGTACTGGCGGCGGTCGGCCCGCTCCAGTTCGACGTGGTCAAGCACCGCATGGAGCAGGAGTTCCGCAGCCCCATCGAGGCCTCCCCGCTGGAGTACTCGGTGGCGCGGCGCACCGACGCCGAGTCGGCTCCGACCCTGCACGCGCTGTCGGGGGCCGAGGTCCTGCGCCGCCGCTCAGACGGTGAACTCCTGGTACTGGTGCACAACAAGTGGCGCCTGCGGGTGATCGAGCGGGACAACCCCTCCCTGTTCATGGAGGCGTTGCTGGCCGGCGGCGTCGACGAGGGCGAGTAA
- a CDS encoding citrate synthase encodes MSDDKERTVELHYEGGVLKLPVFTGTEGESTIELKTLLGSTGMTTLDPGFGNTASCSSKITYIDGAAGILRYRGYPIEDLAVHSTFLETAYLVIYGELPEPGQLKEFSDKLRDNSDIPAEMGAFIDAMPRNGHPMTLIASAVNTLAAYYDDSVDPGDENQVELATIRLMAKLPTIAARIYRNSIGEAPIAPDTSLDYVDNFIRMTFGDKAPTGELGELFNKAVGMLLVLHADHELNCSTATVRVVGSSLADIYSSVSAGINALSGPSHGGANQAVLEMLEEIRDSGISIEDFLEKVKAREMRLMGFGHRVYKNFDPRSKEIKVLASQILDRHENPDELFALALKLEAAALQDSYFTERKLYPNVDFYTGVIYRTMGFPTNMFTVLFAIGRLPGWVAHFREQAVDPAFRIARPRQHYIGAAERRYPGQG; translated from the coding sequence ATGAGCGATGACAAAGAGCGCACGGTGGAGCTCCACTACGAGGGCGGCGTGCTGAAGCTGCCGGTTTTCACCGGTACCGAGGGTGAGAGCACCATCGAGCTGAAGACCCTGCTGGGGTCGACCGGTATGACGACCCTGGACCCGGGGTTCGGCAACACCGCGTCGTGTAGCTCGAAGATCACCTATATCGATGGGGCCGCGGGCATCCTGCGTTACCGCGGGTACCCGATCGAGGACCTCGCGGTGCACAGCACCTTCCTGGAGACCGCCTACCTGGTGATCTACGGCGAGCTGCCGGAGCCCGGCCAGCTCAAGGAGTTCTCCGACAAGCTGCGCGACAACTCCGACATCCCGGCCGAGATGGGCGCGTTCATCGACGCGATGCCCCGTAACGGCCACCCCATGACGCTGATCGCCAGCGCCGTGAACACTCTCGCCGCCTACTACGACGACAGTGTCGACCCGGGCGACGAGAACCAGGTCGAGCTCGCCACGATCCGGCTGATGGCCAAGCTGCCGACGATCGCGGCTCGCATCTACCGCAACTCGATCGGCGAGGCGCCGATCGCCCCGGACACCTCGCTCGACTACGTCGACAACTTCATCCGGATGACCTTCGGTGACAAGGCGCCCACGGGTGAGCTCGGCGAGCTGTTCAACAAGGCCGTCGGCATGCTGCTGGTGCTGCACGCCGACCACGAGCTGAACTGCTCCACCGCCACCGTGCGCGTGGTCGGTTCCTCGCTGGCCGACATCTACTCCAGCGTCTCCGCCGGTATCAACGCCCTGTCCGGCCCGTCCCACGGCGGCGCCAACCAGGCCGTCCTGGAGATGCTCGAGGAGATCCGCGACTCCGGTATCTCCATCGAGGACTTCCTGGAGAAGGTCAAGGCCCGCGAGATGCGCCTCATGGGCTTCGGGCACCGGGTCTACAAGAACTTCGACCCGCGCAGCAAGGAGATCAAGGTTCTGGCCAGCCAGATCCTCGACCGGCACGAGAACCCGGACGAGCTCTTCGCGCTCGCCCTCAAGCTCGAGGCCGCCGCGCTCCAGGACTCGTACTTCACCGAGCGCAAGCTCTACCCGAACGTCGACTTCTACACCGGCGTCATCTACCGCACCATGGGCTTCCCGACCAACATGTTCACCGTGTTGTTCGCGATCGGCCGTCTGCCCGGCTGGGTCGCCCACTTCCGCGAGCAGGCAGTCGACCCGGCCTTCCGGATCGCGCGCCCGCGCCAGCACTACATCGGCGCCGCCGAGCGCCGTTACCCCGGCCAGGGCTAG
- a CDS encoding SDR family oxidoreductase gives MSTLVTGATGQVGRRVLTELRRRGLPAAGASRDGEVRLDWTDTTSWEPALKDVESLFVTVPMASGLSDRVGAFLERAAEAKVRTAVLTTAMGTESGPPDSEQRVLERRVRDLFDHWTVVRPNWLDQDFTEGLFARLARSRNGRLELPLPKRASVSFVDARDVTHTVVAALTDEAHHGREYTLTGPAPVTFREVVRMTKGTESPVWRFKKVDEAGFYFRATDMGWSDRYVDTLNERFRAIANGQAAIVTEDVRRALGRDPVPMAKFVREAVK, from the coding sequence ATGAGCACACTGGTCACTGGCGCCACCGGACAGGTGGGCCGACGTGTCCTGACCGAACTGCGCAGACGTGGCCTGCCCGCCGCCGGTGCCTCCAGGGACGGTGAGGTGCGACTGGACTGGACCGACACCACCAGCTGGGAACCGGCGCTGAAGGACGTGGAGAGCCTGTTCGTGACGGTCCCCATGGCCAGCGGTCTCTCCGACCGGGTCGGGGCCTTCCTGGAACGGGCCGCCGAGGCGAAGGTGCGCACGGCGGTGCTGACCACCGCGATGGGCACCGAGAGCGGGCCGCCCGACTCCGAACAGCGCGTCCTGGAGCGCCGGGTCCGCGACCTGTTCGACCACTGGACGGTGGTCCGCCCCAACTGGCTGGACCAGGACTTCACCGAAGGCCTCTTCGCCCGACTGGCGCGCTCGCGCAACGGACGGCTGGAGCTTCCTCTGCCCAAGCGCGCCTCGGTCAGCTTCGTGGACGCCCGCGACGTCACCCACACCGTCGTGGCCGCGCTCACCGACGAGGCGCACCACGGCCGCGAGTACACGCTCACCGGCCCCGCGCCGGTCACCTTCCGCGAGGTGGTCCGGATGACCAAGGGCACGGAGAGCCCGGTGTGGCGGTTCAAGAAGGTCGACGAGGCCGGGTTCTACTTCCGGGCCACCGACATGGGCTGGTCGGACCGGTACGTGGACACCCTCAACGAACGGTTCCGGGCCATCGCCAACGGCCAGGCCGCGATCGTCACCGAGGACGTCCGCCGGGCCCTGGGCCGCGATCCCGTGCCCATGGCCAAGTTCGTCCGCGAAGCGGTGAAGTAG
- a CDS encoding TetR/AcrR family transcriptional regulator, giving the protein MAPTRVSTREAVLAAVRLFTDEGFDSTTMDGIAAATGVSRRSLFRRFGSKEDLLFAEHDELFETVVRYMEASPESPMTTVVAAARLVFQGYVRDPEITVPRYRLVRAHPRLRDREVAMTARYQAAFSRYLSQSVGGDRPSLEVEVVAAALIAAHNHVLRGWLREPDGGRVWERFDEATARVADLAAPLLDGGGSAGAGEAVGVGEAGMVHGTGDERVLVAVYPRGASTADLLRRVSEAVEGDR; this is encoded by the coding sequence ATGGCGCCGACACGTGTGTCGACCCGCGAGGCCGTACTGGCGGCGGTGCGGCTGTTCACCGACGAGGGTTTCGACAGCACCACCATGGACGGCATCGCCGCCGCCACCGGGGTGAGCCGCCGGAGCCTCTTCCGCAGGTTCGGCTCCAAGGAGGACCTGCTCTTCGCCGAGCACGACGAGCTCTTCGAGACGGTCGTGCGGTACATGGAGGCCTCACCGGAGAGCCCCATGACCACGGTGGTCGCCGCCGCGCGCCTGGTCTTCCAGGGGTACGTCCGCGACCCCGAGATCACCGTGCCGCGGTACCGGCTGGTGCGCGCCCACCCCCGGCTGCGGGACCGGGAGGTGGCGATGACGGCGCGGTACCAGGCCGCTTTCAGCCGTTACCTGAGCCAGAGTGTCGGTGGTGACCGCCCGTCCCTGGAGGTCGAGGTGGTCGCGGCGGCCCTGATCGCCGCGCACAACCACGTGCTGCGCGGGTGGCTGCGCGAGCCCGACGGGGGCCGGGTGTGGGAACGCTTCGACGAGGCGACGGCCAGGGTCGCCGACCTGGCCGCCCCCCTGCTCGACGGTGGTGGGAGCGCCGGGGCGGGGGAGGCCGTGGGCGTCGGAGAGGCCGGGATGGTCCATGGAACGGGAGACGAACGCGTGCTGGTGGCGGTCTACCCGCGCGGGGCCTCCACCGCCGACCTGCTGCGCAGGGTCTCCGAAGCGGTCGAGGGCGACCGGTAG
- a CDS encoding acyl-CoA dehydrogenase family protein → MGDFDLFKTNEEHEELRAAVRSVAEDKIAPHAAEVDEKSAFPQDALDALVATDFHAAHIAEDYEGVGADALATCIIIEEVARVCASSSLIPAVNKLGTMPVILGGSEEVKQRYLTPVARGEAMFSYGLSEREAGSDTASMRSLATPKGDDWVLNGQKSWITNAGVSEYYTVLAVTDPEGKRGRNISAFVVHADDPGFTLGEPERKLGIKGSPTRELFFDDVHIPGDRIIGAPGEGLKIALRTLDHTRVTIGAQAVGIAQGALDHAVAYVKERKQFGKAVADFQGIQFMLADMAMKLETARQMVYVAAAKSERGDDDLAFYGAAAKCYASDAAMEITTDAVQLLGGAGYVKDFPLERMMRDAKITQIYEGTNQIQRMVMARQLLK, encoded by the coding sequence ATGGGCGACTTCGATCTGTTCAAGACCAACGAGGAGCACGAGGAGCTGCGGGCGGCGGTCCGCTCGGTGGCCGAGGACAAGATCGCTCCGCACGCCGCCGAGGTGGACGAGAAGTCCGCCTTCCCGCAGGACGCCCTCGACGCCCTGGTCGCCACCGACTTCCACGCCGCGCACATCGCCGAGGACTACGAGGGCGTGGGCGCCGACGCGCTCGCCACCTGCATCATCATCGAGGAGGTGGCCCGTGTCTGTGCCTCCTCCTCCCTGATCCCCGCGGTGAACAAGCTCGGCACCATGCCGGTGATCCTGGGCGGCTCCGAGGAGGTCAAGCAGCGCTACCTGACCCCCGTCGCGCGCGGCGAGGCGATGTTCTCCTACGGTCTGTCCGAGCGCGAGGCCGGTTCCGACACCGCCTCCATGCGCAGCCTGGCCACCCCCAAGGGCGACGACTGGGTCCTCAACGGCCAGAAGTCCTGGATCACCAACGCCGGTGTCAGCGAGTACTACACCGTGCTGGCCGTGACCGACCCCGAGGGCAAGCGCGGCCGCAACATCTCGGCCTTCGTCGTGCACGCCGACGACCCGGGTTTCACCCTGGGCGAGCCCGAGCGCAAGCTCGGCATCAAGGGCTCCCCCACCCGTGAGCTGTTCTTCGACGACGTCCACATCCCCGGTGACCGCATCATCGGCGCCCCGGGCGAGGGCCTCAAGATCGCCCTGCGCACCCTGGACCACACCCGCGTCACCATCGGCGCGCAGGCCGTCGGCATCGCCCAGGGCGCCCTGGACCACGCCGTGGCCTACGTCAAGGAGCGCAAGCAGTTCGGCAAGGCCGTCGCCGACTTCCAGGGCATCCAGTTCATGCTGGCCGACATGGCCATGAAGCTGGAGACCGCACGCCAGATGGTCTACGTGGCCGCCGCCAAGTCCGAGCGCGGCGACGACGACCTGGCCTTCTACGGTGCCGCCGCCAAGTGCTACGCCTCCGACGCCGCCATGGAGATCACCACCGACGCCGTGCAGCTGCTGGGTGGCGCCGGTTACGTGAAGGACTTCCCGCTGGAGCGCATGATGCGCGACGCCAAGATCACCCAGATCTACGAGGGCACCAACCAGATCCAGCGCATGGTGATGGCCCGCCAGCTCCTCAAGTAA
- a CDS encoding HdeD family acid-resistance protein, whose protein sequence is MVRYALAGNMLAELSRNWWVLVVRGVAAVIFGVLALVWPAASLIALAIIFGAFALVDGVVLAFTAFRAGSGNRMPLGVQAGLSIALGLMALIWPMAAVIALVFLIGAWAIVTGVAEIVTAVRLRAQISSEWLLIFVGALSVIFGLLVWFWPLAGAQVIMWVVGAYAIVFGVVMAAAGFRLRGAADGFSTREEQAMAADAEDFGGAGEPGDRGEPTAETGTEPADEERPVSAFDEGYAGGYSDGYRGDQRDTDQIPEVAEDETAAPRAGRHRAQKERPDDPGTL, encoded by the coding sequence ATGGTCCGGTACGCGTTGGCCGGCAACATGCTCGCAGAGCTGAGCCGTAACTGGTGGGTCCTGGTTGTACGCGGTGTCGCCGCGGTGATCTTCGGTGTGCTCGCTCTCGTCTGGCCGGCGGCCAGCCTGATCGCCCTGGCGATCATCTTCGGTGCGTTCGCGCTCGTGGACGGAGTCGTGCTCGCCTTCACCGCCTTCCGCGCGGGGTCGGGGAACAGGATGCCTCTGGGAGTCCAGGCCGGACTCAGTATTGCGCTGGGTCTGATGGCCCTGATCTGGCCGATGGCCGCGGTCATCGCGCTGGTCTTCCTCATCGGTGCCTGGGCCATCGTCACCGGTGTCGCGGAGATCGTCACCGCGGTGCGACTGCGCGCCCAGATCAGCTCCGAGTGGCTGCTGATCTTCGTCGGCGCGCTCTCGGTGATCTTCGGTCTCCTGGTGTGGTTCTGGCCGCTGGCCGGTGCCCAGGTGATCATGTGGGTCGTCGGTGCCTACGCGATCGTGTTCGGTGTGGTCATGGCGGCCGCGGGCTTCCGGCTGCGCGGTGCCGCCGACGGCTTCAGCACACGAGAAGAACAGGCAATGGCCGCCGACGCCGAGGACTTCGGCGGAGCGGGCGAGCCGGGCGACCGGGGCGAGCCCACGGCGGAGACCGGCACGGAGCCCGCGGACGAGGAGCGCCCGGTGAGCGCCTTCGACGAGGGTTACGCGGGCGGCTACAGCGACGGCTACCGCGGCGACCAGCGGGACACCGACCAGATCCCGGAGGTGGCCGAGGACGAGACCGCGGCGCCCAGAGCCGGTCGGCACCGGGCCCAGAAGGAGCGTCCCGACGACCCCGGCACCCTGTAA